A window of Phocoena phocoena chromosome 6, mPhoPho1.1, whole genome shotgun sequence contains these coding sequences:
- the FOXE1 gene encoding forkhead box protein E1 has translation MTAESGPPPPPPPQPEALAAVKEERGEAGAGVPAEAAGRGAGGRRRKRPLQRGKPPYSYIALIAMAIAHAPERRLTLGGIYKFITERFPFYRDNPKKWQNSIRHNLTLNDCFLKIPREAGRPGKGNYWALDPNAEDMFESGSFLRRRKRFKRSDLSTYPAYMHDAAAAAAAAAAAAAAAAAIFPGGVPNARPPYPGAVYAGYAPPSLAAPPPVYYPAASPGPCRVFGLVPERPLSPELGPAPSGPSGSCAFASAGASATTTAYQPSGCAVARPANTSAYAAAYAGADGAYSQGTGSALFAAAGRLAGPASPPAGGSSGGVETAVDFYGRTSPGQFGALGPCYNPGGQLGGGNGGAYHARHAAAYPGGADRFVSAM, from the coding sequence ATGACGGCGGAGAGCGGGCCGccaccgccgccaccgccgcAGCCGGAGGCGCTGGCGGCCGTGAAGGAGGAGCGCGGTGAGGCGGGGGCCGGGGTCCCGGCAGAGGCCGCGGGTCGCGGCGCTGGCGGGCGGCGGCGGAAGCGCCCCCTGCAGCGTGGGAAGCCGCCCTACAGCTATATTGCGCTCATTGCCATGGCCATCGCGCACGCACCGGAGCGCCGCCTCACGCTGGGCGGCATCTACAAGTTCATCACCGAGCGTTTCCCCTTCTACCGCGACAACCCCAAAAAGTGGCAGAACAGCATCCGCCACAACCTCACGCTCAACGACTGCTTCCTCAAGATCCCGCGCGAGGCCGGCCGCCCGGGCAAGGGCAACTACTGGGCACTCGACCCCAACGCCGAGGACATGTTCGAGAGCGGCAGCTTCCTGCGCCGCCGCAAGCGCTTCAAGCGCTCTGACCTCTCCACTTACCCGGCTTACATGCACGACGCggccgccgctgctgctgctgccgccgccgccgccgccgccgctgccgccatCTTCCCGGGCGGGGTGCCCAATGCGCGCCCGCCTTACCCGGGCGCTGTCTATGCAGGCTATGCCCCGCCGTCGCTCGCCGCGCCGCCCCCGGTCTACTACCCGGCTGCGTCCCCAGGCCCGTGCCGCGTCTTCGGCCTGGTGCCTGAGCGGCCGCTCAGCCCAGAACTGGGCCCCGCGCCGTCAGGGCCCTCCGGTTCCTGCGCCTTTGCCTCGGCCGGCGCCTCTGCCACTACCACCGCTTACCAGCCCTCCGGCTGCGCCGTCGCCCGACCTGCCAACACTTCCGCCTATGCGGCCGCCTATGCGGGCGCAGACGGCGCGTACTCGCAAGGGACCGGTAGCGCCCTCTTCGCAGCGGCTGGCCGGTTGGCCGGGCCCGCTTCGCCCCCCGCGGGTGGCAGCAGTGGCGGCGTCGAGACTGCAGTGGACTTCTATGGGCGCACATCGCCCGGTCAGTTCGGAGCACTGGGGCCCTGCTACAATCCTGGTGGGCAGCTCGGAGGGGGCAATGGAGGCGCCTACCACGCTCGCCATGCGGCTGCCTATCCAGGCGGAGCGGATCGGTTTGTGTCCGCCATGTGA